In Flavobacteriales bacterium, the DNA window AAAATTCCTGCCCTCCCCTTTTGGGTGATGATATTTTTACTTATCATTGATCAGCGGAAAATAGTGGCAAAGTTCCGCAAATCTGTTTCTTAAATCGATTTTAATTATGACCAGGATCGCTCTGATAACCGGTGCGACGTCAGGCATCGGTATGGGTGCTGCGCATTGCTTTGCAAAAAACGGATACAACCTCATCATCACCGGGCGCAGGGAGGATCGGCTGCGCACGCTCTGCGATGACCTTGAGAAGGCATATGATTTGAAAGTACTCCCCCTCACTTTTGATGTTCGCGATCAAAAGGAGGTGGAAAACGCCATCAGCAGTTTACCGGATATATGGCGCAACATAGATGTGCTTGTGAACAACGCCGGACTTGCAGTAGGACTGAATACCATTCAGGAAGGGGTGGTGGATGACTGGGAGCGGATGATTGATACCAACATCAAAGGATTGCTTTACGTTTCCCGGAACGTACTGCCATTGATGATAGAAAATGGCAAAGGACACGTGATCAATATTGGTTCCATCGCTGGCAAGGAAGTCTACCCCAATGGCAACGTATACTGCGGCACAAAACATGCCGTCGATGCTATCAGTCAGGGCATGCGCATCGATACGGTGAAGCATGGCATTCGCGTGACTGCCATTCATCCCGGAGCTGTGGAGACGGAGTTCTCCGTGGTCCGGTTCAAAGGGGATCAGGCCAAAGCAGATCAGGTTTATAATGGTTTCAAGCCCTTGACAGCAGAAGATGTTGCCGAAAGCATTTATTACGTAACCACGCTGCCTCCGCACGCAAATATCAACGACCTGATCCTCATGCCTACCGCTCAGGCCAACGCTGTAACCATCCATCGTACATAGATCGCCTGTGAACATTCATCCTCATAAAACCCGCGCCGACCCGCTGGTATACCATGCCGTAATCTATACGGTGGATCAGCGCTTTTCTAAGGCCGGGGCCATGGTTGTGAAGGATGGACATGTGGTGTTTACTGGAGTTGAAGACGAGGCACGCCGATTGTTCGAATGCCAGGATGAACTGGATGTCGGAGGCCGGCCGGTCTATCCGGGCTTTATAGATCCACATTGTCATTTTCTTCCCTATGGACTTCAACTTGATCAGGTAGACCTCACCGGCGCCGATGCGATGGAGACCTGTGTTCAACGGTTGCGGGAACAAGCCAATGGCCAGCCGTGGATATTAGGCCACGGCTGGGATCACCAGAAGTGGAGCCATCCGGTGTTGCCGCATAAGCGCATGCTTGATGCGCATTTTCCTAATCGTCCCGTACTGATGATGCGCATCGACAGGCATTGTGCTGTGGTGAATTCCGCCGCACTTCAGCTTGCCGGAATTTCCAGAGACACCGTTATTGAAGGCGGTGTGGTGGATGTTGCCGATGGTGATACCACCGGAATTTTATTGGATGCGGCAATAGACAGGGTGCTGGATGCCAAGCCGGAAAATACACCAGGTGATCATGCAAGTGCGTTGCTGCGGGCACAAGCACAAACCCATGCGGTGGGACTGACCTCCGTGGGTGATGCACTCACCCACCTGGACGAGTTGTTGCTGGTGGATGAGCTTCAACGGGAAGGTAAACTGAAAACGAACTTTTATGCCATGGTCGTACCTGACCGTGAAAGCCGGGAGTATTTCAAAAGAAAAGGACCCTGGACGACAGACCTGCTGACCGCCACATCCTTTAAATATTTTACAGACGGTGCGCTCGGTTCCGGTGGTGCCGCCATGCTGGAAGACTACTGCGATGCCCCCGGACAGCGTGGCCAGCTTATTCATACGACCGATGCACTCCTCAAAGAAGCGCAACTGAACCTTGAAGGTGGCTTTCAAATGAACACCCATGCCATCGGTGATGCGGCCAATCGTCAGGTGTTGGACGTGTACCAACAGATCCTGAAATCAACCAACAAAAGGCGGTGGCGCATCGAACATGCACAAGTAT includes these proteins:
- a CDS encoding SDR family NAD(P)-dependent oxidoreductase yields the protein MTRIALITGATSGIGMGAAHCFAKNGYNLIITGRREDRLRTLCDDLEKAYDLKVLPLTFDVRDQKEVENAISSLPDIWRNIDVLVNNAGLAVGLNTIQEGVVDDWERMIDTNIKGLLYVSRNVLPLMIENGKGHVINIGSIAGKEVYPNGNVYCGTKHAVDAISQGMRIDTVKHGIRVTAIHPGAVETEFSVVRFKGDQAKADQVYNGFKPLTAEDVAESIYYVTTLPPHANINDLILMPTAQANAVTIHRT
- a CDS encoding amidohydrolase: MNIHPHKTRADPLVYHAVIYTVDQRFSKAGAMVVKDGHVVFTGVEDEARRLFECQDELDVGGRPVYPGFIDPHCHFLPYGLQLDQVDLTGADAMETCVQRLREQANGQPWILGHGWDHQKWSHPVLPHKRMLDAHFPNRPVLMMRIDRHCAVVNSAALQLAGISRDTVIEGGVVDVADGDTTGILLDAAIDRVLDAKPENTPGDHASALLRAQAQTHAVGLTSVGDALTHLDELLLVDELQREGKLKTNFYAMVVPDRESREYFKRKGPWTTDLLTATSFKYFTDGALGSGGAAMLEDYCDAPGQRGQLIHTTDALLKEAQLNLEGGFQMNTHAIGDAANRQVLDVYQQILKSTNKRRWRIEHAQVLHPDDLPRFAALSVIPSVQTTHATSDMGWVENKLGTGRLECAYAYKRLLDTCGLIANGSDFPVEDINPLLGFYAGVSRKDVNGWPADGFLAHDAISREEALRAMTCWAAYANFNDDRLGSLEAGKCADFVILEEDIMTVPELRIPSVKVHTTYVRGEKVYGK